The following are encoded together in the Vigna unguiculata cultivar IT97K-499-35 chromosome 2, ASM411807v1, whole genome shotgun sequence genome:
- the LOC114171300 gene encoding protein TRI1, whose amino-acid sequence MALTRVFGVTAGRAFMAAAAKSAAKVKAAPSGGAAAKPAAKKPAMARTNTGIQKAVPVSSELGNFVGASEVSRTVAVKKVWEYIKQQNLQNPSNKREVFCDAKLKTIFGGKDKVGFTEIASLLSSHFVKSG is encoded by the exons ATGGCGCTAACAAGGGTTTTTGGTGTGACCGCCGGCAGGGCATTCATGGCAGCGGCGGCGAAGAGCGCGGCCAAGGTAAAAGCTGCTCCATCAGGCGGAGCAGCTGCAAAACCCGCGGCGAAGAAGCCAGCTATGGCCAGAACCAACACCGGCATACAGAAGGCGGTTCCGGTCTCTTCCGAGCTTGGCAACTTCGTCGGCGCTTCTGAAGTGTCGCGAACTGTCGCTGTTAAAAAAGTGTGGGAGTACATCAAGCAGCAGAATCTTCAG AATCCTTCAAATAAGAGGGAGGTCTTTTGTGATGCAAAGCTGAAGACTATTTTTGGTGGGAAGGACAAGGTTGGGTTCACAGAGATTGCTTCACTGTTGTCTAGTCATTTTGTGAAATCAGGCTGA